GAGCAGACAGAGGGTGGAGGCCCCAGCTGTGCCTTGGAGAGGGCGAGGGCGGCCGTCACCCCCAGGCTCGGGGAACCGAGGCTCCGGCTCTGCCGCAATATCCGCACCAATGATTTTGCGTCCGGCAGAGACTGACCGGCTTCTCCCCAGCTCCGGTTCTTAGGGTCGGGTCAGGAGGCCCGAGCCAGGGGAGTCTCCTAGGGCCTGGcccaccccgcagccccctccTTCCCCAACCAGCTGGGAGTCGACTCTGAAGAAAacgggcggggaggcggggcggtTCTGCTCCTCAGCGGTCCATGTCGGCGAATTTCCTCTTCCTGTAGGTCTGCACCAGGCTGGAGGCCGTGAGCTGAGAGGCCTGGCCCCGCTCCCAGCACTGGAAGTCATGCAGCCCCTTCTGGCCTATCTGAAACAGGGCCCTCTCCATCTCGTCCAGCCGGGCCACCAGCGCCGACGTGTCTTCATTGTACGTGTTCTGGGAGGAGTCCATGATCCTGCGGAAGCGGCCAATGAAAGTCTgcgggagaaggggaggaagagcgGTCAGATCTGTCTCAGGTCACGCGGCGCCAAGGAATGATGTCAGGaatggggggtgtgtgtgtgtgtgtgtgtgtgtgtgtgtgtgaggaatggtgtgtgtgtgaggaatggtgtgtgtgtgtgcgcgtgtcaggaatggtgtgtgtgtgtgaggaatggggtgtgtgtgcgtgcgcgcgtgtgcatgcgtgcgtgcgtgcgtgtgtgtgtgtgtgtgtgtgtgtgtgtgggtgggtgtgtgtgtgggtgggtgtatgTGTATGGTGGTTGGTGCAGCTCTCCTGCCATTTGGTGGAAGTGGCTCCGCATGGCTGGGCCTCAGTCTCCTgtgctgggtgggctgtgtgagACCCCAATAGCATGGTCTGTTCCGGGCCCCGAGCACATGCCCGGCTCCCCTGAAAGCCTTCCTGTTCAGAGCACAGAAGAGCCCAGCGACGCACTGGGGCTGCGGGTGGGCAGTTTCCAACCAGAGGACTCCTGTTATCATCATCAAATGTGGCTTCTGCTTCGTGTAGTCTGGGAGCTGGACCGAGACGCCCAGGAACGAGGGGCGCGTTTCCCCACAGTCCCAAGGCCTCGCATAAGCCCCAGTTTCAGAGTCTCTAACCGCCTCATGCTGACGTCACCCCAGGTTTAACTGACCCACATAAACAGCACAATGCGCTAGCAAGGCTGTATTCCCACTCGAGAGCACGTCCTGGAGACATCCAAAGACAAGCGGACTGATCTTATTTTCAGCTTTCTGCGTAAAGGAGTCTGCTAAGTCTGAGCTGACTTTGTCTGAGCGGGAAGTTACCAAGCTTTTCGTTCCCATCGACACGAAAAACATCACAAAGTCCTGTGAGGTCCAACAACCCTGGGccccagtggggagggggagggacaatGTCATCCAGGGCATGTTCGTTTACAGCCAACAGTTCTGATAAAGGCAGAAATGAGGAAGTGTAACATTAAGCGCGAATGGTCGTTTCTTCTCAGTTGAGTAAAAAATAAGCAAGGAAAGGCAGAAGGAGATTATACCTCGCAGTGGTCATGTTCACACAGTTCAGCCAAAGAAAAGTAACAGCTGCCCTTTGCTGACTGACTGACACCCCCCCGTAACTGTGATCTCCATTTGCACGAGAACTGAAGCCCAGAGAGGCCCAGCAGCTTGGCCAAGTCACACAGCTGGCGAGTGGCAGAGCCGGGACTCTACCCCTGCACGAGGGGAGGGAAGAGACGACCGGGCAACAGGGTTTACTTCCGACGGGAAGCTGGAGACCAGTCCTGCGGCCGGCTGAGACGGAGCAGTTCCATGCCTGCCCCTTGGCGCCCCACTTCCCTTTCTTAAACTTCCCGCTGGAACTAGCTCCTAGCAAGCCGAGAGGAGGCAAAACACAggtcacagacagacagacagacagacagacagacagacagacagacagacagagagtcagagagacagacagacagacagacagacagacagagatacgGGTGTAGCTAAACACCCGTGACCTGCTGGCTGATCTGCAGTGACGATGAACTGACGATGAACTGGCTGATCTGCAGTGACGATGAACTGGGCAAGAACAATCGCCGGGCACGTCCTGAACGCAGTGGGGCCACGCCCCTTACGTGCCTGCAGGAGAGACCGGGAAATGTCCCCGTTCTCGGGGCTGTCGAAATACAGGAGCTGGGAGCCGAAGCCGTAGAAATGCGGGCCCAGCTTGTGCAGGTCCACCACGTTGGCGTCAGCGCTGAACACGGTCCTCCAGCCCTGCTGGTAGATCTTGGGAAGGTCCACGGAGAGGATGCGCCGCTTGGTGTCGAAGAGCCCCTTGGCCAGCCACATCGGGAGTTCCAGCTTGGAGCCCTGCGGCAGCGGAGAGCGAGGGTTTGAGACACACACCgcaaggtggggggcgggggcgacaGGAAGGACACAGGGCTGCGTAGCAAGACCTCCTGTTctcacggggtggggggctggcagaTGAAGGTCTCGCTGTGACCGGGCTGGCTGGAGTTCACTACCATTATGggatgcagagaaaaaaatagatttagaaaacaaaatgtttcctaacaacaacaaaattgtccAATTGTAGATAAGAATGatccctatttcttttcttttggggccacacccagcagtgctcagggataactcctggctttgcactcaggaatcactcctagaggggctcgggagaccatatgggatgctgggggtcgaacccaggtgggtcccatggaaggcaagtgccctacccgctgtgctatcgcttcagctctccccatcactgtagcactgtcatcccaatgctgggaatcgaacccagatgcaaggcaaacgccctacccactgtgctattgctccagccccgcagcttgttcttagtatcactgtatcactgtcatcccgttgttcatcgatttgcttgagtgggcaccagtaacgtccccactgtgaggcttgttgttactgtttttggcatatcaaatatgccacagggagcttgccaggctctgccgtgtgggcgagatactctcggtagcttgccatgctctccgagagaggcagaggaatcgaacccaggtcggctgcgtgcaaggcaaatgccctacccacttttattgctccagctctccctatattttcctttaacattgcaaaattttttgtttaatgcagccatcttttttgtttgggggatttttttttctgttctggagccacgcccagcagtgcccagggcttactcctggctctgtgctctgggatcactcctggaggggctcgggggagcatatgagatgtcggggattgaacccgggtcatctgagTGTAtataccccacccactgtataTCGCTCCGGGCCCTAATGCAGCCATCTTTCATCTGGGGAActtatgatgccagggatggaaccagggtttgCCCTGATCCCTAAGCGAGCACCCTGGCCCTGAGATTGCTTTTAAGGGCCTTAAAGGCCGAGGACAGACACAGGAGCGATGGGAGATGACGCACCAGTTGCCCTGGGCCCCCGGCCTGGCTGGGCAGAAACCCACTTCTGAGGGTCAGAGCCCATGTTCTTCTCCGCCACGTCAAGTTCTGGGACGCCAGAGTGCACGAGTTGTAAGGAAGACGCCCGGGGTGagtgggattctggggaccgTCCCAGTGGCAGTGAGGCAGGAATCCCCTACCtctgtgccagggactggacgccaaggccagcagggccctggggcttcTGCCAGGAAAGAACCATCTGCAACCCTAATGGATGAAAATGAGAGTGTGGACATGAACACACGGATGAAACCAAAACTAAGTTCCAGGCTCAGTGAAAACTGGGGTGCCTTCTGGAAAGAAAGGGGTGAAGGAGGGAAGGTGGGCGAAGCAGAAGGGGCTTTCTGAGGACAACTGCAACTAAGGAACTGGGTGTGTGAAGTCTTATATACACCCAGAGGTACAAAGCTATGCCCCGGAAAGTCTGTTGTATTGTaaaacaaattcttttaaaaaaagggctgtgtagggctggagcaatagcacagcgggtagggcgtttgccttgcactcggccaacccgggttcgaatcccagcatcccatatggtcccctgagcaccgccaggggtaattcctgagtgcagagccaggagtaacccctgtgcatcgccaggtgtaacccaaaaagaaaaaaaaaaaaaaagggctgtgTAGTACCAAGGTACAAccacatatattaaaaaatatgtaacagACTGACATAAAGGTGAACAGGTCCTGGAAATTGGTTGATCTAAAAGAAATCaagactgaaaagaaaaagaaaattgacagGACCCCAAAGAGTAGGATGATAAGAATAAACACAAAACACATATTAAATGGAATAACAAACATGCCAGCTAAAAACAGTAGCGGTGAATAAAATCTCAATTATATGCTGCTTAAGAAACACATGAAATAGGCACAGAAAGGCAGAAAAATGGCATGCAAATAGAAAGCCAAAGAAAATGGCATTAccagaaatgaaaagataatttgACAATAATAAAGGGGCAGTACATCCACCAGAAAAATACAACCCTGCTTAGACAGAAGTAAAAGAACTCGGACAACTCTATCATTATGGGGGAAACAACGTATCTGTTTAGATAACAGGTGTTAGCAAACTAAAGTGTCAGTGAAAAATAGGACAACTTACAAGGGGTAGGTAGGGCACTGCAGGGGAATCAAGTGCCAGAACCCCACCCTGTCcgtatctcttgctcccttatcaccCAATTCTAAAGCACCAAACAGCTATTTccttctggccacacctggccgtgctggggctCCCAGAGGGCCAAGGATGGAAAGTGGGAGCATGCGGAGCACCAGCACAGCCCACTGAACAAGCACTCGGGTTTACTTCGTGGGGGACGAGGGGGGAGACGGGAAGGAAAAGTGGGGGGCTCACTCAAAGcgtctcagggcttgctcttggctctgagctcaggcatcccTCCTaggtgatgctcggggaaccatctggggtgcgggGGCTGACCGGGATGCACTACAGGGACCGTCCAAGGAT
This Sorex araneus isolate mSorAra2 chromosome 8, mSorAra2.pri, whole genome shotgun sequence DNA region includes the following protein-coding sequences:
- the GINS3 gene encoding DNA replication complex GINS protein PSF3, with product MSSESYFRVESGALGPEENFLSLDDILMSQEKLPVRTETSIPRLGAFFRERSGGCGGDPEPDPDQAIPQGSKLELPMWLAKGLFDTKRRILSVDLPKIYQQGWRTVFSADANVVDLHKLGPHFYGFGSQLLYFDSPENGDISRSLLQTFIGRFRRIMDSSQNTYNEDTSALVARLDEMERALFQIGQKGLHDFQCWERGQASQLTASSLVQTYRKRKFADMDR